The DNA sequence AAACATGGCAGTCCCGTTTCAAACTTGTGTGATTCAAGAATCAAGATCATCCACTCTCACtcctttttatttataatagtaaaaattatacataaaaataattgaattcaaTGATTACACATAATTTTAGAGCACaagtaaataataaatatagcttcaaaaaatatatatacaaatatttcTATTGTGATCCAAGAGCACACATCAAACAGTCTAATATTTGGAAATAAAGCAGTCTAATTTCACTGATAAGagcaaaaaaaatatgatatttgaACGAATTAACAATTAAGAATGGAAACTGAAACAATCCTCAAAATATCAccttataattttataaatttaccTGACAATAATCTATTGCTTCTATTCTAATAACATGACAAAAATTAAACGAAACACACAAACGACATGTCGCAAATTAACAAACACAAATGAACAAGCTGACTAATTCAGAATATTAAAACGCCGAGAggaaattcaaaacaaattcaaccaaaaaataaaaaaaaaatgctaaAGAAAATTATCGAAACGAGAGACATGtaatttgcatgttttaatCCGATACATCACGAGGCATGACATACAACAAGTTGCATGCATCATCACAAAATGCAGATTTACCAAATATCCTAATCCTAGATTTATAAATATAGAAAACAAAATCTAAAATTTcgattttttctcttttccgTTCGTTTAAGAAACAGCCAATGGGATCGTCCCACGTGTCTCTAACGGACTTTCCCCTTTGTTTTCTGTTTAGATCACAAGTGTAAGTAGCGAGCCAGCTGGGCAGGGTTCACCACTCCAGAAAGGTGGACCCCGTCGCACTTGAACAGGCTCGCTACCTTCGCGTACCTTTCCCTCTGCTCCTCCGTCTCACGGCACACTTTGGAGGCTGTTGTCGCCGTCGTCGTAGCCGCTCCTCCTTTCTCGCTGCAGTCCTCTTTCTCCGCTACAATTGGGTTTTCGGGCCAGGCTTGGGCCCACGGTTGGCCCAGGAGGGTCCCTTTGGTGAGATACTCGTGGGCCAGGCACCCAGCTAATAATTGATTAGACGGACTTGTCGATTCAAAACCCTTGACGCTGCTTGGGCTTGATGTTGATGGGGATGTAGTTGCTGCTGTTGGTGTTGTTGTGGTGATGGGCTCTAAAACGGGCCGAGGTGTGGGCCTGTCTGGCTTAAGTAATTTCGATGAGGTTGTTGTGGTTATGGGCTTGGGCCTCTCAAACGggtcttctctctcttttcgtTTAGGTCCACTAGGTGTCAGCACGCGACGAGGGGGGAGGCGCATCGTTTTGGTATTCATGGCTTCCTATCCGCATGCCACGTCACCACCCAACCCAGGTAAAGAAGAAGTTTCAaatttaaaacttgaaaaaatagaggaaattttttaaagaaaataagatgCCAGCGGTAATTTTCTATTGTGTTAACGAGGGAATGTGGGGCAGAAAAAGAAGGTGAAAGGGCAAAAGAGTAAGTTGAGAAAATAATTAAGGGTAAGACAGTAAATATATAACAAACAGATGGGACAGAACAGAGGGTCAAGATGATGTGATTAAGAGAGGGGAAagatcataaaaataaaaaaaaaataaaaaaataaaagatgagAGAAATTTGTGGCTGAAATCtggaaaattatttttctaaggtttCAAATATAAAGAGCAGAAATGGGAGAggtgaagagagagagaaagagagagatgaACAAAGAGAcggagagggagagagaatgTGTGGGACTGACGGGGTTGGAGGAGAGAATGCGCAGAGGATGAGGGGCCTCGTTATTTATAGGGGAGATGATAGCTAATTGGCCTTGAGATTTTAGTTTATTACGGAACTACCATTGACATAGTGAATGACTTTAATGCCCCTAatcttttgtattttatatgAGCACGGAAACTATCTTATAcaattttccttttctttttctttttctttatcttttgcCCCTTATGAGGTTTAGACACGGCGCAAGACTTAATTGGGTTTGGGGGAGGCAGCTTGCTTTAGCTTATCATGTTTTGTTATGCTTAAGTTTGGGTTAGGCTTGTGATGAGTGATCATTTCGGTCCTAATTTTAACTAGAATAAGCACCtaaataatttaaatcaaatattttaatttttaatcaatttttattttctataaatatttaaaattattctcCTCGGATAAATAAGTTATcgtttttaatcaattttttttaaataattaaaagtcCTAACTCATTCAGTCATTCCCCTAATTATTCTTCTAACTTTAAAATAGAgcaacttttaaattttttatgattttaaaaagtaacatatacatttgaatttttattcttttattttaagtattaaaaaaataattgttgaagatttttaaagaataagtATTAATTGTTAGAGACTAAAGtgtctaatttaaaaattcttaaaaataaatttgagtgtttattattttaacta is a window from the Arachis stenosperma cultivar V10309 chromosome 3, arast.V10309.gnm1.PFL2, whole genome shotgun sequence genome containing:
- the LOC130965838 gene encoding uncharacterized protein LOC130965838 — encoded protein: MNTKTMRLPPRRVLTPSGPKRKEREDPFERPKPITTTTSSKLLKPDRPTPRPVLEPITTTTPTAATTSPSTSSPSSVKGFESTSPSNQLLAGCLAHEYLTKGTLLGQPWAQAWPENPIVAEKEDCSEKGGAATTTATTASKVCRETEEQRERYAKVASLFKCDGVHLSGVVNPAQLARYLHL